A single window of Streptomyces aquilus DNA harbors:
- a CDS encoding RidA family protein, giving the protein MSTERVNPPELSPPTGFSHAVVATGSRVVFLAGQTALDTDGKVVGETLPEQFERALANLLAALRAAGGTPADLARVTVYATDVAEYRARAAELGRIWRESAGRDYPAMAVVGVVRLWDEQALLELDGFAVLP; this is encoded by the coding sequence ATGAGCACCGAGCGCGTCAACCCGCCCGAGCTGTCCCCGCCGACGGGGTTCTCGCACGCGGTGGTGGCGACGGGGTCGCGGGTGGTGTTCCTGGCCGGTCAGACGGCGCTGGACACCGACGGGAAGGTGGTGGGGGAGACGCTGCCCGAGCAGTTCGAGCGGGCTCTCGCCAATCTGCTGGCGGCCCTGCGGGCGGCGGGCGGTACCCCGGCGGACCTGGCTCGCGTCACGGTGTACGCCACGGATGTCGCCGAGTACCGGGCCAGGGCGGCCGAACTGGGCCGTATCTGGCGGGAGTCGGCGGGCCGGGACTATCCGGCGATGGCGGTGGTGGGGGTGGTCCGGCTCTGGGACGAGCAGGCACTGCTGGAACTGGACGGCTTCGCCGTACTGCCCTAG
- a CDS encoding NAD(P)/FAD-dependent oxidoreductase codes for MAAERPHLAVIGAGPAGLAATLAAARHGVRVTLVDSAPEAGGQFYRQPARELGARRPEALHHEWRTWERLRDGLRTHQRAGSAAHLTDHHVWLVERRPGGFTVHALLGPEQAEPAEVRADAVLLATGGYEKVLPFPGWTLPGVVTAGGAQAMLKGTLSVSGRTAVVAGTGPLLLPVATGLAAAGVRVAALVESADPRDFVRRSRALSAQPAKLAEGARYAAQLARHRVRTLVHHTVVEAHGTDRLEAVTVAGLDRSGRVRPGTERRIACDTLAVGHGMLPHTDLAQGLGCRIDGVAVHVDDEQRTDVPGVWAAGEATGIGGAALSLAEGHIAGRSIAARLTGGEPDPHDWAGAGRARTALRRFFATLDEVYAPPAHWAEQLTDDTVVCRCEEVTGGAIREAVTGLGAGDQRTVKLLTRAGMGWCQGRMCGSAVAGLVGCPETAARRPFARPVPLGVLARAGEAPEAEVPEADV; via the coding sequence ATGGCGGCTGAACGGCCGCACCTTGCGGTGATCGGCGCCGGTCCCGCGGGACTGGCCGCCACGCTCGCCGCCGCCCGGCACGGCGTACGGGTCACCCTCGTCGACTCGGCGCCAGAGGCGGGCGGCCAGTTCTACCGGCAGCCCGCGCGCGAGCTCGGCGCACGACGGCCGGAGGCCCTGCACCATGAGTGGCGGACATGGGAACGACTGCGGGACGGGCTGCGGACACATCAACGGGCAGGCTCCGCAGCCCACTTGACGGACCATCACGTCTGGCTCGTCGAGCGCCGCCCCGGCGGCTTCACCGTGCACGCGCTGCTCGGCCCGGAGCAGGCCGAACCGGCCGAGGTGCGCGCGGACGCCGTACTGCTGGCCACGGGTGGCTACGAGAAGGTGCTGCCCTTCCCCGGCTGGACCCTGCCGGGTGTCGTCACCGCGGGCGGCGCGCAGGCCATGCTCAAGGGCACCCTCTCGGTGAGCGGACGCACCGCCGTCGTCGCCGGGACCGGGCCGCTGCTCCTGCCCGTCGCCACCGGGCTCGCGGCGGCGGGCGTCCGGGTGGCGGCGCTGGTGGAGTCCGCCGACCCCCGGGACTTCGTACGACGCTCACGCGCCCTGTCCGCCCAACCCGCCAAGCTCGCCGAAGGCGCCCGGTACGCCGCCCAGTTGGCCCGGCACCGGGTACGCACCCTGGTCCACCACACCGTGGTCGAGGCACACGGCACCGACCGGCTGGAGGCCGTGACCGTCGCCGGGCTCGACCGCTCCGGACGCGTCCGGCCCGGCACCGAACGCCGTATCGCCTGCGACACCCTGGCCGTCGGCCACGGCATGCTGCCGCACACCGATCTCGCCCAGGGGCTGGGCTGCCGGATCGACGGGGTCGCGGTGCACGTGGACGACGAGCAGCGCACCGATGTGCCGGGCGTGTGGGCGGCGGGCGAGGCCACCGGCATCGGCGGCGCGGCTCTTTCGCTGGCCGAGGGGCACATCGCCGGGCGGTCGATCGCCGCACGTCTGACGGGAGGTGAGCCGGACCCGCACGACTGGGCCGGTGCGGGGCGGGCCCGTACGGCGCTCCGGAGGTTCTTCGCCACCCTCGACGAGGTCTACGCGCCGCCCGCGCACTGGGCCGAGCAGCTCACCGACGACACCGTGGTGTGCCGCTGCGAGGAGGTGACCGGCGGTGCGATCCGCGAGGCCGTGACCGGGCTGGGCGCCGGGGACCAGCGGACCGTGAAGCTGCTGACGCGGGCCGGGATGGGCTGGTGCCAGGGGCGGATGTGCGGTTCCGCGGTGGCCGGGCTCGTCGGCTGCCCCGAGACGGCCGCGCGCCGGCCGTTCGCCCGCCCGGTACCGCTGGGCGTGCTCGCCCGGGCCGGGGAGGCTCCGGAGGCCGAGGTACCAGAGGCCGACGTCTAG
- a CDS encoding TetR/AcrR family transcriptional regulator, translating to MMSEGLRERSKARRREAILRAAYELFADRGFEATTIADIAAAAEVSPRTVTLYFPSKLELATSHFDALADRLATALRERKEGWTTLDALEAWLRADLAEADDLDDLHERMLDLNPQLRAVTNVRLTEVIQEGARILAEERGDAPDDFGPRMAAAAAAAVVSEVCHHGQEANIDRAIAFLRAGLATLDGEPADS from the coding sequence ATGATGAGCGAGGGTCTGCGGGAACGATCCAAGGCGCGGCGCAGGGAGGCGATCCTCCGAGCCGCGTACGAGCTGTTCGCCGACCGCGGCTTCGAGGCGACGACGATCGCCGACATCGCGGCGGCGGCGGAGGTCTCGCCGCGAACCGTCACGCTCTACTTCCCGTCGAAGCTGGAGCTGGCGACGTCCCACTTCGACGCGCTGGCGGACCGGCTGGCCACCGCGTTGCGGGAGCGGAAGGAGGGCTGGACGACCCTGGACGCGCTGGAGGCGTGGCTGCGCGCGGACCTCGCCGAGGCGGACGACCTGGACGACCTGCACGAGCGCATGCTCGACCTCAACCCGCAGCTCAGGGCCGTCACCAACGTCCGCCTCACGGAGGTCATCCAGGAGGGCGCCCGCATCCTCGCCGAGGAACGCGGCGACGCGCCGGACGACTTCGGGCCCCGGATGGCGGCGGCCGCGGCGGCGGCGGTCGTCAGCGAGGTGTGCCATCACGGCCAGGAGGCGAACATCGACCGGGCGATCGCCTTCCTGCGCGCGGGACTCGCGACGCTCGACGGCGAGCCGGCCGACTCCTGA
- a CDS encoding NAD(P)/FAD-dependent oxidoreductase yields MTKRLTCDVVVVGAGMAGAACALYASRAGLDVTVVDRGPVAGGTTGAGEGNLLVSDKEPGPELALALLSQRLWAELAAEPGLGAAFEYEPKGGVVVASTPEGLTALEGFAAGQRAAGVEALSVDPHQLRELEPYLTPDTAGGVLYPQDAQVMPTLAAAHLLRASGARLLTGWNVIDVPRGADGAVRGVRADRGEIHAPTVVNAAGTWGGEIAALAGAHLPVLPRRGFVLVTEPLPRRVRHKVYAADYVADVASDSAALQTSPVVEGTAAGPVLIGASRERVGFDRSFSLPAVRALAAGATRLFPFLEDVRAMRAYLGFRPYMPDHLPAIGPDPRVPGLLHACGHEGAGIGLATGTGQLIAEVLSGKVPELDLTPFRPDRFAPTVEDA; encoded by the coding sequence GTGACCAAGCGACTGACCTGCGACGTCGTCGTAGTCGGAGCCGGGATGGCGGGCGCGGCCTGTGCCCTGTACGCCTCTCGTGCCGGCCTGGACGTCACCGTGGTGGACCGCGGCCCGGTGGCCGGCGGCACGACCGGTGCGGGTGAGGGCAATCTGCTGGTCTCCGACAAGGAGCCGGGGCCCGAGCTCGCACTCGCCCTGCTGTCCCAGCGGTTGTGGGCCGAGCTGGCCGCCGAGCCGGGGCTGGGGGCCGCTTTCGAGTACGAGCCCAAGGGTGGTGTCGTCGTCGCGTCCACGCCCGAGGGGCTCACCGCCCTGGAGGGGTTCGCCGCCGGGCAACGGGCCGCCGGGGTCGAGGCGCTGAGCGTCGACCCTCACCAACTCCGTGAACTGGAGCCGTACTTGACGCCGGACACGGCAGGCGGCGTGCTCTACCCCCAGGACGCGCAGGTGATGCCGACCCTGGCCGCCGCGCATCTCCTACGGGCTTCGGGCGCACGCCTGTTGACCGGCTGGAACGTGATCGACGTACCGCGCGGCGCCGACGGCGCCGTGCGCGGGGTACGCGCCGACCGGGGCGAGATCCACGCGCCGACGGTCGTGAACGCGGCCGGCACCTGGGGCGGCGAAATCGCCGCGCTCGCCGGCGCGCACCTGCCCGTCCTCCCCCGGCGCGGCTTCGTCCTGGTCACCGAGCCGCTCCCGCGCCGGGTCCGGCACAAGGTGTACGCCGCCGACTATGTGGCCGACGTGGCCAGCGACTCGGCGGCGCTCCAGACCTCGCCGGTGGTGGAGGGCACCGCCGCCGGGCCGGTCCTGATCGGCGCGAGCCGGGAGCGGGTCGGCTTCGACCGCTCCTTCTCGCTGCCCGCCGTACGGGCGCTGGCGGCGGGCGCGACCCGGCTGTTCCCGTTCCTGGAGGACGTCCGGGCGATGCGCGCCTACCTCGGCTTCCGCCCGTACATGCCCGACCACCTCCCCGCGATCGGCCCCGATCCGCGCGTCCCCGGCCTCCTCCACGCCTGTGGGCACGAGGGCGCCGGCATCGGACTCGCCACCGGCACCGGGCAGTTGATCGCCGAGGTGCTCAGCGGCAAGGTGCCCGAGCTGGATCTGACGCCGTTCCGTCCCGACCGTTTCGCCCCCACCGTGGAGGACGCGTGA
- a CDS encoding dihydrodipicolinate synthase family protein: MTTTPQTRPWRGVLVATALPLGDDLSVDLDKYAEHCTWLVENGCDGVVPNGSLGEYQVLTPEERAKVVETAVAAIGGERVMPGVAAYGSAESRRWAEQARDAGCAAVMLLPPNAYRADERSVLAHYAEVAKAGVPVVAYNNPIDTKVDLVPELLAKLHGEGHIHAVKEFSGDVRRAYQLAELAPELDLLIGADDVLLELAVAGAVGWVAGYPNALPRASVELYRAAVGGDLGTAKKLYEQLHPLLRWDSKVEFVQAIKLSMDVVGRHGGACRPPRVPLLPEQEAVVRAATERAVAAGLV, encoded by the coding sequence ATGACCACCACCCCGCAGACCCGCCCCTGGCGCGGCGTCCTCGTCGCCACCGCGCTCCCGCTGGGCGACGACCTCTCCGTCGACCTCGACAAGTACGCCGAGCACTGCACCTGGCTGGTCGAGAACGGCTGCGACGGGGTCGTGCCGAACGGCTCGCTCGGTGAGTACCAGGTGCTCACCCCCGAGGAGCGCGCCAAGGTCGTCGAGACGGCCGTGGCCGCGATCGGCGGGGAGCGGGTGATGCCGGGGGTCGCCGCCTACGGCTCGGCCGAGTCCCGCCGCTGGGCCGAGCAGGCGCGGGACGCCGGGTGCGCCGCGGTGATGCTGCTGCCGCCCAACGCGTACCGCGCCGACGAGCGGTCGGTGCTGGCGCACTACGCCGAGGTCGCGAAGGCGGGCGTGCCGGTGGTGGCGTACAACAACCCGATCGACACCAAGGTCGACCTCGTGCCGGAGCTGCTGGCGAAGCTGCACGGCGAGGGACACATCCACGCCGTCAAGGAGTTCTCCGGCGATGTCCGGCGCGCTTACCAGCTCGCCGAACTCGCCCCGGAACTGGACCTGTTGATCGGTGCCGACGACGTCCTGCTGGAGCTGGCGGTCGCCGGGGCGGTGGGGTGGGTGGCCGGCTACCCGAACGCGCTGCCGCGTGCGTCCGTCGAGCTGTACCGCGCGGCCGTCGGCGGGGACCTCGGCACCGCCAAGAAGCTCTACGAGCAGCTGCACCCGCTGCTGCGCTGGGACTCCAAGGTCGAGTTCGTGCAGGCCATCAAACTGTCCATGGACGTCGTCGGCCGGCACGGTGGCGCCTGCCGGCCGCCGCGGGTGCCGCTGCTGCCCGAGCAGGAGGCCGTCGTGCGGGCCGCCACGGAGAGGGCCGTCGCCGCCGGACTCGTGTAA
- a CDS encoding DUF6299 family protein, protein MFVRPALAAATLLLLAAAPVAVADSYETVTVDPTGTLAEDGTVTLSGTYRCLGNTGPAFVSSSVGQKSPSVRHGIGGTRAVCDGAEHRWENTGKVDAGTLEPGAARVEATVMELHPQGGLPLPRFHAARQQDVTLTTEG, encoded by the coding sequence GTGTTCGTACGCCCCGCCCTCGCCGCCGCCACCCTGCTCCTGCTGGCCGCCGCACCCGTCGCCGTCGCCGACTCCTACGAGACCGTGACCGTCGACCCGACCGGCACCCTCGCCGAGGACGGCACCGTCACGCTGTCCGGCACCTACCGCTGCCTCGGCAACACGGGCCCGGCCTTCGTGAGTTCCTCCGTCGGACAGAAGTCGCCGTCCGTCCGCCACGGCATCGGCGGCACCCGTGCCGTGTGCGACGGCGCCGAGCACCGCTGGGAGAACACCGGCAAGGTCGACGCCGGGACGCTGGAGCCCGGCGCGGCGCGCGTCGAGGCCACGGTGATGGAACTGCACCCGCAGGGCGGTCTGCCGCTGCCCCGCTTCCACGCGGCCCGGCAGCAGGACGTCACGTTGACGACCGAGGGCTGA
- a CDS encoding DUF5999 family protein has protein sequence MCSHQPSCPASEATGSHVVSAHPEQGWSLLCDGSIVFDDSGELLADGRVVAPHRVPLAMAA, from the coding sequence ATGTGTTCACACCAGCCTTCGTGCCCTGCCTCCGAGGCCACTGGCTCGCACGTCGTGTCCGCCCACCCCGAGCAGGGGTGGAGCCTGCTGTGCGACGGCTCGATCGTGTTCGACGACAGCGGGGAACTGCTGGCGGACGGGCGGGTCGTCGCGCCTCACCGTGTGCCGCTGGCCATGGCGGCCTGA
- a CDS encoding GntR family transcriptional regulator — MAATQPSSRTAGAPAASAAPATPALPTLGGKKSSYRERVADALRAALIAGELLPGAVYSAPALAARFGVSATPVREAMLDLVKEGLVDTVPNKGFRVSEVSDQQLDEYTHVRRLIEIPTVVGLAGTAAPVQLEALRPAAREIVRAAAAGDLVAYVEADTRFHLGLLALAGNAHLVEVVRDLRARSRLYGLTALVEAGRLLASAEEHLELLDALIARDEKAVHEVMTRHLGHVRGLWAARREGDRNGR, encoded by the coding sequence ATGGCCGCCACCCAGCCCAGCAGCCGGACCGCCGGCGCGCCCGCCGCATCCGCCGCTCCCGCGACACCCGCCCTGCCCACGCTCGGCGGCAAGAAGAGCAGCTACCGCGAGCGGGTCGCCGACGCGCTGCGGGCCGCGCTGATCGCCGGTGAGCTGCTGCCCGGCGCGGTGTACTCCGCGCCGGCCCTCGCCGCCCGCTTCGGCGTCTCGGCGACCCCGGTGCGCGAGGCCATGCTGGACCTGGTCAAGGAGGGCCTGGTCGACACCGTCCCCAACAAGGGGTTCCGGGTCAGCGAGGTCTCCGACCAGCAGCTCGACGAGTACACGCACGTCCGGCGGCTCATCGAGATCCCGACCGTGGTGGGCCTGGCCGGGACCGCCGCCCCGGTCCAGCTGGAGGCGCTGCGTCCGGCGGCCCGCGAGATCGTGCGGGCCGCCGCGGCCGGTGACCTCGTCGCGTATGTCGAGGCCGACACCCGCTTCCACCTCGGCCTGCTCGCCCTCGCGGGCAACGCCCATCTCGTCGAGGTGGTCCGCGATCTGCGCGCCCGCTCCCGGCTGTACGGACTGACCGCCCTCGTCGAGGCGGGCCGTCTACTGGCCTCCGCCGAGGAGCATCTCGAACTCCTCGACGCGCTGATCGCCCGGGACGAGAAGGCGGTGCACGAGGTCATGACCCGCCACCTCGGCCACGTCCGCGGTCTGTGGGCAGCACGGCGGGAGGGCGACCGCAACGGGAGATGA
- a CDS encoding TetR/AcrR family transcriptional regulator produces MPTSAPPSNRFERRRAETRGALVRAARQILAETGDTGASIQAIAERADVGFGSFYNHFESKTELFEAAVVDAMEEFGQAFDDRLTGIDDAAELVAAGFRLSARMADSHPELMQIVRRRGLAHIHSDNGLARRALRDLQVGMDSGRFTVRDPAVALSALGGTLLSLVELRFARPDLDGDEAAVNLAEMVLRMLGVPPDDAHEVARRPLPEAD; encoded by the coding sequence ATGCCTACGTCAGCCCCGCCCAGCAACCGCTTCGAGCGGCGTCGCGCCGAGACCCGTGGGGCGCTGGTCCGCGCGGCCCGGCAGATTCTCGCCGAGACCGGGGACACCGGCGCCAGCATCCAGGCGATCGCCGAGCGCGCCGACGTCGGTTTCGGCTCCTTCTACAACCACTTCGAGTCGAAGACGGAGTTGTTCGAGGCGGCGGTGGTGGACGCCATGGAGGAGTTCGGCCAGGCCTTCGACGACCGTCTGACCGGCATCGACGACGCGGCGGAACTCGTCGCGGCGGGCTTCCGCCTCAGCGCCCGGATGGCCGACTCGCACCCGGAGCTGATGCAGATCGTGCGCCGCCGCGGTCTCGCCCACATCCACTCGGACAACGGGCTGGCCCGACGCGCCCTGCGCGATCTCCAGGTCGGCATGGACTCGGGCCGCTTCACCGTCCGCGACCCCGCGGTCGCCCTGTCGGCACTGGGCGGCACCCTGCTGTCCCTGGTGGAGCTGCGCTTCGCGCGTCCCGACCTCGACGGCGACGAAGCGGCCGTCAACCTCGCCGAGATGGTGCTGCGCATGCTCGGCGTCCCACCGGACGACGCCCACGAGGTCGCCCGCCGCCCGCTGCCGGAGGCCGACTGA
- a CDS encoding proline racemase family protein: MRSKLVLHAVDSHTEGMPTRVITGGIGTIPGATMNERRLYFREHRDDIKQLLMNEPRGHSAMSGAILQPPTRPDCDWGVVYIEVSGYLPMCGHGTIGVATVLVETGMVEVVEPVTTIRLDTPAGLVVAEVEVVDGAAKAVTLQNVPSYSVALDRKITLADGRTVTYDMAYGGNFYAILPLEQFGLPFERARKDDILAAGLSLMAAINTEEEPVHPEDPSIRGCHHVHLLAPGATARHSRHAMAIHPGWFDRSPCGTGTSARMAQLHARGELPLHTEFVNESFIGTRFTGRLLGTTEVAGRPAVLPSFTGRAWITGTAQYLLDPSDPFPAGFVL, translated from the coding sequence ATGCGCAGCAAACTCGTCCTGCACGCCGTCGACTCGCACACCGAGGGCATGCCGACCCGGGTGATCACCGGCGGCATCGGCACGATCCCCGGCGCCACGATGAACGAGCGGCGGCTGTACTTCCGTGAACACCGCGACGACATCAAGCAGTTGCTGATGAACGAGCCGCGCGGACACTCCGCGATGAGCGGCGCGATCCTCCAGCCGCCGACCCGCCCCGACTGCGACTGGGGCGTGGTCTACATCGAGGTCTCCGGGTACCTGCCGATGTGCGGACACGGCACGATCGGCGTGGCGACCGTGCTGGTGGAGACCGGCATGGTCGAGGTCGTCGAGCCCGTCACCACCATCCGCCTCGACACCCCGGCAGGCCTGGTCGTGGCCGAGGTCGAGGTGGTGGACGGCGCCGCGAAGGCGGTCACCCTCCAGAACGTGCCGTCGTACTCCGTGGCCCTCGACCGCAAGATCACGCTCGCCGACGGGCGGACGGTGACCTACGACATGGCGTACGGCGGCAACTTCTACGCCATTCTGCCGCTGGAGCAGTTCGGCCTGCCCTTCGAGCGTGCCCGCAAGGACGACATCCTCGCCGCCGGGCTGTCGCTCATGGCGGCGATCAACACCGAGGAGGAGCCCGTCCATCCCGAGGACCCGTCCATCCGCGGCTGTCACCACGTCCATCTGCTCGCTCCCGGCGCCACCGCCCGTCACTCCCGGCACGCCATGGCCATCCACCCCGGCTGGTTCGACCGCTCGCCGTGCGGCACCGGCACCAGCGCCCGGATGGCCCAGCTGCACGCGCGCGGTGAACTCCCCCTGCACACCGAGTTCGTGAACGAGTCCTTCATCGGGACCCGGTTCACCGGCCGTCTGCTGGGCACCACGGAGGTCGCCGGACGCCCGGCCGTCCTGCCCAGTTTCACCGGCCGCGCCTGGATCACCGGCACCGCGCAGTACCTGCTCGACCCGTCGGACCCGTTCCCGGCCGGGTTCGTCCTCTAG
- a CDS encoding MMPL family transporter, giving the protein MASRLYTWARWAIRRRGRVVAVWLLLLAVVGGLGITLHGKVTTEFSVPGIESQQAQDVLKEKFPEAAGGVARVVFAAPEGEKLTAPKTSAAMEASLKQAARVPGVADVSDPLKSRTVSADQRIGYADVRFGRQASDVSQEAKDALSDAMAQARDAGLEVEFGGSAMEHKTEVGGPAEIVGVVAAFAVLTLALGSLVAAGLPLLTALVGVAIGVLGVEFMSRYVEMTSTATVLALMIGLAVGIDYALFIISRHREQLADPDQDVEDSIARAVATAGGAVVFAGATVIIALAALAVTGIPFLTVMGLAAAATVALAVLVAVSLVPAALGFLGERLRPRPRARRTEGRERAPGAWGLAWGRAVTRKPLLVLLAGVIGLLALAAPARDLRLGLPSNASQPVDSTQHKSYDLLTDGFGPGFNATLTAVVDLDGVPAGDRTATVTGLRTALAGDRGVAVAAPPVTNADSTLAVVAVVPKTGPDAQATTDLVHRLRENASTVEKAGGTLYIAGQTAAAIDVAGKLSDALPLFIAIIVILALILLTIAFRSLLVPVKAALGFLLSVAASLGATVWVFQDGHLNGVLDIPSAGPVTSFLPVLLIGVLFGLAMDYEVFLVSRMREHYEHTGDAAEAVTQGMARSGRVVSAAALIMVAVFGGFVFNTDPIIKSIGFALAFGVLVDAFVVRMTLVPAAMALLGRRAWGLPGWLDRVTPDVDIEGAKLPARAAVEAAEEEEAERDKASVR; this is encoded by the coding sequence ATGGCGTCACGCCTGTACACCTGGGCGCGCTGGGCGATACGCCGCCGCGGCCGGGTCGTCGCCGTCTGGCTGCTGCTGCTCGCCGTCGTCGGCGGCCTCGGGATCACCCTGCACGGCAAGGTGACGACCGAGTTCTCGGTACCCGGCATCGAGTCGCAGCAGGCGCAGGACGTGCTGAAGGAGAAGTTCCCGGAGGCGGCGGGCGGCGTCGCGCGGGTCGTCTTCGCCGCACCGGAGGGCGAGAAGCTCACCGCGCCGAAGACCTCCGCGGCCATGGAGGCGAGCCTGAAGCAGGCCGCGCGGGTCCCCGGTGTCGCCGACGTCTCCGACCCGCTCAAGAGCCGGACGGTCTCGGCCGACCAGCGGATCGGCTACGCGGACGTCCGCTTCGGCCGGCAGGCCAGCGACGTGTCGCAGGAGGCCAAGGACGCCCTGTCGGACGCGATGGCGCAGGCCCGCGACGCCGGTCTGGAGGTCGAGTTCGGCGGCTCCGCGATGGAGCACAAGACCGAGGTCGGCGGACCGGCCGAGATCGTCGGCGTGGTCGCCGCCTTCGCCGTCCTCACCCTGGCCCTCGGCTCCCTGGTCGCGGCCGGGCTGCCGCTGCTGACCGCCCTGGTGGGGGTGGCGATCGGCGTCCTGGGCGTGGAGTTCATGAGCCGGTACGTCGAGATGACGTCCACCGCCACCGTCCTCGCCCTGATGATCGGGCTGGCCGTCGGCATCGACTACGCCCTGTTCATCATCTCCCGCCACCGCGAGCAGCTCGCCGACCCCGACCAGGACGTCGAGGACTCCATCGCGCGTGCCGTGGCCACCGCCGGTGGCGCGGTCGTCTTCGCCGGGGCGACCGTCATCATCGCGCTGGCCGCGCTCGCGGTCACCGGCATCCCGTTCCTGACCGTGATGGGTCTGGCCGCCGCGGCCACCGTCGCGCTCGCGGTGCTGGTCGCCGTCAGCCTCGTACCCGCCGCCCTCGGCTTCCTCGGCGAGCGGCTGCGGCCGAGGCCGCGGGCACGGCGGACCGAGGGGCGCGAACGCGCGCCCGGCGCCTGGGGACTGGCCTGGGGACGGGCCGTCACCCGCAAGCCGCTGCTCGTCCTGCTCGCCGGGGTGATCGGCCTGCTCGCGCTCGCCGCGCCCGCCCGCGATCTGCGGCTCGGACTGCCGAGCAACGCCTCGCAGCCCGTCGACAGCACCCAGCACAAGAGCTACGACCTGCTGACGGACGGTTTCGGGCCCGGCTTCAACGCCACGCTGACGGCCGTCGTCGACCTCGACGGGGTCCCGGCCGGCGACCGTACGGCGACCGTGACCGGGCTGCGGACGGCCCTCGCGGGCGACCGGGGTGTGGCGGTCGCCGCGCCGCCCGTCACCAACGCCGACTCCACCCTCGCCGTCGTCGCCGTGGTCCCGAAGACCGGGCCCGACGCCCAGGCCACCACGGACCTGGTGCACCGGCTGCGGGAGAACGCGAGCACGGTCGAGAAGGCGGGCGGCACGCTCTACATCGCCGGGCAGACGGCCGCCGCGATCGATGTGGCGGGCAAACTGTCCGACGCGCTGCCGCTGTTCATCGCCATCATCGTGATCCTGGCGCTGATCCTGCTGACCATCGCCTTCCGGTCACTGCTGGTGCCGGTGAAGGCGGCCCTCGGCTTCCTGCTGTCGGTCGCCGCTTCCCTGGGTGCCACGGTCTGGGTCTTCCAGGACGGCCATCTGAACGGCGTGCTCGACATCCCCTCCGCGGGGCCGGTCACCAGCTTCCTGCCGGTGCTCCTCATCGGCGTCCTGTTCGGACTGGCCATGGACTACGAGGTGTTCCTCGTCAGCCGGATGCGCGAGCACTACGAGCACACGGGCGACGCCGCCGAGGCCGTGACCCAGGGCATGGCCCGCAGCGGGCGGGTCGTCAGCGCCGCCGCGCTCATCATGGTCGCGGTCTTCGGAGGGTTCGTCTTCAACACCGACCCGATCATCAAGTCCATCGGTTTCGCCCTGGCGTTCGGTGTGCTCGTCGACGCGTTCGTCGTCCGCATGACCCTCGTGCCCGCGGCCATGGCGCTGCTCGGCCGCCGCGCCTGGGGACTGCCGGGCTGGCTGGACCGGGTCACACCGGACGTCGACATCGAGGGGGCGAAGCTGCCCGCGCGTGCGGCGGTCGAGGCGGCGGAGGAGGAAGAGGCGGAGCGGGACAAGGCCTCCGTGCGCTGA
- a CDS encoding (2Fe-2S)-binding protein, whose amino-acid sequence MNPLELAQARPAPAFTVTLDGREIEALPGQTVAAALWTAGITSWRSTRGEGRPRGVFCGIGVCYDCLVTVNDRPNQRACLVPLKPGDAIRTQEGTGHGG is encoded by the coding sequence GTGAACCCCTTGGAGCTGGCCCAGGCCCGTCCCGCGCCCGCGTTCACCGTCACTCTCGACGGGCGCGAGATCGAGGCGCTGCCCGGCCAGACCGTCGCCGCCGCGCTCTGGACGGCCGGGATCACCTCCTGGCGGAGCACCCGCGGCGAGGGCCGTCCGCGGGGCGTCTTCTGCGGCATCGGCGTCTGCTACGACTGCCTGGTCACCGTCAACGACCGCCCCAACCAGAGGGCTTGTCTCGTTCCGCTGAAGCCGGGCGACGCGATCCGCACGCAGGAGGGGACAGGCCATGGCGGCTGA